A single Tenacibaculum sp. 190524A02b DNA region contains:
- a CDS encoding ribonuclease Z, translated as MSMNLTILGCHSATPRVNAHPTSQYLEMNNRHFLIDCGEGTQRQMRKYKVGFSKINNIFISHLHGDHFFGLIGLISTFGILNRERELHVYGPEGIKEITTLQLKVSKSFVKFPIIFHELSSKNSELIFEDDKVSVHTIPLNHRVYTNGFLFTEKPKSKKLHIDNIRQYDEIETCDYHNIKAGKDFILSTGEIVPNSELTIEPEKPKSFAFCSDTAYKPDIVPIIENVDVLYHEATFLKDREDLCDRTKHSTAEQAASIASQANAGKLIIGHYSSRYDNIQDFKKEAETIFNNVELAEVGKKYSIDTFPVGVLN; from the coding sequence ATGAGTATGAATCTTACTATTTTAGGGTGCCATTCAGCCACCCCAAGAGTAAATGCACATCCAACTTCACAGTATCTAGAAATGAACAATAGGCATTTTCTAATAGATTGTGGAGAAGGAACCCAGCGTCAAATGAGAAAATATAAAGTTGGTTTTTCTAAAATAAACAACATTTTTATTTCCCATTTGCACGGAGATCATTTCTTTGGCCTAATTGGTTTAATTTCAACTTTTGGAATTTTAAACAGAGAACGAGAGTTACATGTTTATGGCCCTGAAGGCATTAAAGAAATAACAACTTTGCAACTAAAAGTTTCAAAGTCGTTTGTTAAGTTTCCTATTATTTTTCATGAATTATCTTCTAAAAACAGTGAATTAATATTTGAAGACGATAAAGTTTCTGTACACACAATCCCTCTTAATCATAGGGTGTATACTAATGGCTTTTTATTTACTGAAAAGCCAAAATCTAAAAAACTTCATATTGATAATATCAGACAATATGATGAGATAGAAACTTGTGATTATCATAACATAAAAGCTGGTAAAGATTTTATTCTTTCTACTGGTGAAATAGTTCCTAATAGCGAATTAACTATTGAACCAGAAAAACCTAAAAGCTTTGCTTTTTGTAGTGATACAGCTTATAAACCAGATATTGTTCCTATTATTGAAAATGTAGATGTTTTATACCATGAAGCTACCTTTCTTAAAGACAGGGAAGATTTATGTGATAGGACAAAACATTCAACTGCTGAGCAAGCTGCCTCTATAGCTAGCCAAGCTAATGCTGGTAAACTAATTATTGGTCATTACTCTAGCAGGTATGATAATATTCAGGATTTCAAAAAAGAAGCAGAAACTATTTTTAACAATGTTGAATTAGCTGAAGTAGGTAAAAAGTATTCTATTGATACGTTCCCTGTTGGAGTACTCAACTAA
- a CDS encoding TonB-dependent receptor domain-containing protein, translating into MKKILLILLTIMSFYSYAQMPKSNLPKPGTVSGKVIDQNTKEPLPYVNIVIKDTAKKIITGGITNEKGIFNIKNIPEGNSIVEVQFIGYKTINKPITINRKNRKVNLGTISLLEDATTLDEVEVRAETSSVTQKVDRKVINVGKDLTSAGATASELLNNVQSVSVDSQTGNISLRGNENVRVLVDGKPTNVPASQLLKQIPSSSIKSIELITNPSAKYNPEGMSGIINIILNKNANMGFNGSINTGVEAGHYVRYNASTNMNYKTGKVNFFGNYGFNGGERYNFGFVERPTVNYQDFIFVNDNTSHLFKFGADVYLDDKNTLSFYTTQNWFDSNANGRALITSNGTITSNAPNTQVSDSKNQTYNVNYKHDFDKEGHNIEFESTYTLNDSPNILNNADLVLTPLDKGFKLLNYFNDINNKRENVLLNLDYTNPISKNGKLEIGLEYRTDKTENTNITDQNRILEYEKDTNGNILFVNGNPVIKTTEKIPNSDFTYDRDIYSGYVNYGHKFGKLTMQLGARLEQYKVKGIFNQVNEPTQPVTDDIFTVYPSAFFTYNPTEKNQFQVSYSKRVDRPNIQQVNPIREWSTPLITSIGNAQLVPQFTNSIELNYTRKIKGGSLTFGTFYRNISDVISRVTYKDPTDVSNRSQILTFKNFDDTDSYGLELSANYRIAKWWRANASMDFYSQKQIGTTDLSNPKAPRIEVQNEVFNARINNSFTLSKRLRLQLFAMYRGANKDIQWEVDPMAMVNLGANYSVFKGKGNITFRVNDIFNTMKFQFNSTNPFTQNGRFKWESRTTYIGFNYRFGGGKNRAKSRRRRDSNEKQGGGGFM; encoded by the coding sequence ATGAAAAAAATATTACTTATACTTTTAACCATTATGAGTTTTTATAGCTATGCTCAAATGCCAAAAAGTAATTTACCTAAGCCAGGTACAGTTTCTGGAAAGGTAATAGATCAAAATACCAAAGAACCTTTGCCTTATGTAAATATTGTAATCAAAGACACTGCCAAAAAAATAATAACCGGGGGAATCACCAATGAAAAAGGAATATTTAATATTAAAAATATTCCTGAAGGTAATAGTATTGTTGAAGTTCAATTTATAGGTTACAAAACAATAAACAAGCCAATAACTATCAATAGAAAAAATAGAAAAGTTAACTTAGGAACTATCTCTTTGCTAGAAGATGCAACTACATTAGATGAAGTTGAAGTAAGAGCAGAAACATCTTCTGTTACTCAAAAGGTAGATAGAAAAGTGATTAATGTTGGAAAAGATTTAACTTCAGCTGGGGCAACTGCCTCTGAGTTACTAAACAATGTGCAGTCTGTAAGTGTAGATAGCCAAACTGGAAATATCAGCTTACGTGGTAATGAAAATGTACGTGTATTAGTAGATGGTAAACCTACTAATGTTCCTGCTTCTCAATTATTAAAACAAATTCCATCATCTTCTATTAAAAGTATTGAGTTAATTACCAATCCTTCTGCTAAATACAATCCTGAAGGGATGAGTGGTATTATTAATATCATTTTAAATAAAAATGCAAACATGGGCTTTAACGGCTCAATTAATACTGGTGTTGAAGCAGGACATTATGTTAGATACAATGCTTCTACTAACATGAACTATAAAACAGGGAAAGTTAACTTCTTTGGTAATTATGGATTTAACGGTGGAGAACGATATAATTTTGGTTTTGTTGAAAGACCAACTGTAAATTATCAAGATTTTATTTTTGTAAATGATAATACTTCTCATTTATTTAAATTTGGTGCAGATGTGTACTTAGACGATAAAAACACGCTTTCTTTTTATACTACTCAAAACTGGTTTGATAGTAATGCGAACGGAAGAGCACTTATTACTAGTAATGGTACAATTACAAGTAATGCTCCTAATACTCAAGTTTCAGACAGTAAAAACCAAACATATAATGTAAATTATAAACATGATTTTGATAAAGAAGGTCATAATATTGAGTTTGAATCTACGTATACACTTAATGATTCTCCTAATATTTTAAATAATGCAGATTTAGTTTTAACTCCATTAGATAAAGGTTTTAAACTATTAAACTATTTTAATGATATTAATAATAAAAGGGAAAATGTATTATTGAACTTAGATTATACCAATCCAATATCTAAAAATGGAAAACTAGAAATAGGATTGGAGTACAGAACAGATAAAACTGAAAACACTAATATAACTGATCAAAATAGGATTTTAGAATACGAAAAAGATACTAACGGTAACATATTGTTTGTTAATGGAAATCCTGTAATTAAAACTACAGAGAAAATACCTAATTCAGACTTTACTTATGATAGAGATATTTACTCTGGATATGTTAATTACGGGCATAAATTTGGAAAGCTAACCATGCAACTTGGAGCCAGATTAGAGCAGTATAAAGTAAAAGGTATTTTTAATCAAGTTAACGAACCAACACAGCCCGTTACTGATGATATTTTCACTGTATACCCATCAGCTTTTTTCACCTATAATCCAACTGAGAAAAATCAATTTCAGGTAAGCTATAGTAAAAGAGTTGATAGACCAAATATTCAACAAGTAAATCCTATAAGAGAATGGAGTACTCCTTTAATTACTTCTATAGGAAACGCTCAATTAGTTCCTCAATTTACAAATTCAATTGAACTTAATTATACAAGAAAAATAAAAGGAGGATCACTTACTTTTGGTACTTTTTACAGAAACATAAGCGATGTTATCTCTAGAGTAACCTATAAAGACCCTACAGATGTTTCTAACAGAAGTCAAATATTAACTTTTAAGAATTTTGATGATACTGATTCTTATGGTCTTGAATTATCTGCCAATTATAGAATTGCTAAATGGTGGAGAGCAAACGCAAGCATGGATTTTTATTCTCAAAAACAAATTGGTACTACAGACTTAAGTAACCCTAAGGCTCCTAGAATTGAAGTACAAAATGAAGTTTTTAACGCTCGTATTAATAATAGTTTTACACTTTCAAAAAGGCTTCGTTTACAACTTTTTGCTATGTATAGAGGGGCTAACAAAGATATTCAATGGGAAGTTGACCCGATGGCAATGGTTAATTTAGGTGCAAATTATAGTGTATTTAAAGGAAAAGGTAATATAACTTTCCGCGTAAATGACATATTTAATACGATGAAATTTCAATTTAATTCTACCAATCCATTCACTCAAAATGGACGCTTTAAGTGGGAAAGTAGAACTACTTATATTGGATTCAATTACAGATTTGGAGGAGGTAAAAACAGAGCTAAATCTAGAAGACGTCGTGATAGTAATGAAAAGCAAGGTGGAGGCGGTTTCATGTAA
- a CDS encoding T9SS type A sorting domain-containing protein, with protein MTRKLLLTMLFAASISTFSQEIKIDKLGASPNPFTNSTKIFFNAQTEQPAILMVRNVLGKTIYREQLKITKGKNTIQFKRNNLQAGMYIYAIQTNNEVVSKRFVIK; from the coding sequence ATGACACGAAAATTACTGTTAACAATGCTTTTTGCAGCTTCTATTTCCACTTTCTCTCAGGAAATAAAAATAGATAAGCTTGGAGCATCCCCGAACCCATTCACAAACTCAACAAAGATTTTTTTTAATGCTCAAACTGAGCAACCTGCCATTTTAATGGTTAGAAATGTTTTAGGTAAAACCATTTACAGAGAACAACTAAAAATTACAAAAGGCAAAAACACAATTCAATTTAAGAGGAATAATTTACAAGCGGGCATGTACATTTACGCTATCCAAACAAACAATGAAGTAGTATCAAAACGTTTTGTTATTAAGTAA
- a CDS encoding outer membrane beta-barrel protein, protein MQKLIKRVLLILLHIHSYHCFSQRNNFGLLYGQVKHNEKETPIPYASVILKNNEQQIINGTTTLEDGSFTLQNIAYGEYNVEFQIMGYSSVSQKIILSSKTPKLNLKTIFLKETSTLLNTIEVRAEETSIIQKIDKKIINVGKDLVATGTNSLQMLQNIPYIDVNLQNGSISLRGNENVRVQINGKPSNMNTAQLLKQTPSFLIKQIEIITSPSSKYNPEGMSGIINFILKKNTQSGFNGTVSAGIEHSKNTRPDANLNLNYNIGKANFYASYSYSSGKNNTILNMERTDKILSQYFDFLHDYVDNAYKIGADIYLNKNNTLSFYTYQNSSNSDLNTTSFIQVGNAKLNTPNLSIYEESEQIYNMDYKIDLNNNKSIELEANYSIHKNPETSINKLIESPTSKLFNYTNNITDTRKSWLINLDYTTPIFKDGELELGLEYRDQQSYNSIITTEHVETGTPPVLTPKGNTQFNYDRKMYSAYCSFSNSFEKLSIQAGVRLEQYTANGIFSNTQQNNIPKYSDKIFSVYPSAYITYHLPNKDDIQLAYSRRVDRPAIHQVSPIQEWVSPYTTSEGNQFLVPQFTNSIELNYSKAIQRGTITFGTFYRRISNRIGRIIFRDDVNPDKQTLSYGNYSTANSYGAEIFANHKPFKWWTISPRIEAYVQDSYGVVNGTEKQVKNTLFKSSFNTNFKISKTIRLQLTSIYRGESKNVQFTIKPYASVNIGASMNLFNDKGTLTLRGTDIFNKINYEFSSDDSPYLQNGKYNLEYNSVYIGFAYNFGGGKTNKRSRKYRETNETQGGLF, encoded by the coding sequence ATGCAAAAGTTAATCAAACGAGTACTATTAATACTATTACATATACATTCATACCATTGCTTTTCTCAAAGAAATAATTTTGGTTTATTATATGGTCAAGTTAAACATAACGAAAAAGAAACCCCTATACCCTATGCTTCTGTTATATTAAAAAATAATGAGCAACAAATAATTAATGGTACTACTACACTTGAAGATGGAAGTTTTACTCTCCAAAATATAGCTTATGGCGAATATAATGTTGAATTTCAAATTATGGGATACTCATCTGTATCACAAAAAATAATATTAAGTAGTAAAACACCTAAATTAAACTTAAAAACAATTTTCTTGAAGGAAACTTCAACCCTTTTAAATACTATAGAAGTTCGGGCGGAAGAAACTAGTATTATTCAAAAAATTGATAAGAAAATTATAAATGTAGGTAAAGATCTTGTAGCTACAGGAACCAACTCTTTACAAATGCTACAAAACATTCCTTATATAGATGTCAACTTACAAAATGGATCTATTAGTTTAAGAGGTAATGAAAATGTTAGAGTTCAAATAAATGGAAAACCATCTAACATGAATACCGCTCAACTATTAAAACAAACTCCTTCTTTTTTAATAAAACAAATAGAGATTATCACCTCTCCTTCTTCTAAGTATAATCCAGAAGGAATGAGTGGTATTATTAATTTCATTCTTAAAAAAAATACACAGTCAGGGTTTAATGGTACGGTTTCAGCAGGAATTGAACACAGCAAAAACACAAGACCAGATGCCAATCTTAATTTAAATTACAATATAGGCAAAGCCAATTTTTATGCGAGTTACAGTTATAGTTCTGGTAAAAACAACACAATATTGAATATGGAACGTACAGACAAAATCCTATCACAATATTTTGATTTTTTGCATGACTATGTAGACAATGCCTATAAAATAGGAGCTGATATTTATCTAAATAAAAATAACACTCTATCTTTTTATACCTATCAAAATTCTAGTAATTCAGATTTAAATACCACTTCTTTCATTCAAGTAGGCAATGCTAAACTTAACACGCCTAACCTTTCTATATATGAAGAATCAGAACAAATTTATAATATGGATTATAAAATTGACTTGAATAATAATAAGAGTATAGAATTAGAAGCCAATTACAGTATTCATAAAAACCCAGAAACATCTATTAATAAACTTATAGAATCTCCTACAAGTAAACTATTTAACTACACTAATAATATTACAGATACAAGAAAATCTTGGTTAATAAATTTGGACTATACAACGCCTATTTTTAAAGATGGTGAACTAGAGCTAGGTTTAGAGTATAGAGACCAACAGAGTTATAATAGCATAATTACAACTGAACATGTTGAAACCGGAACTCCACCAGTATTAACTCCAAAAGGAAATACTCAATTTAATTATGATCGAAAAATGTACTCTGCCTATTGTTCTTTCAGCAATAGCTTTGAAAAATTATCAATTCAAGCTGGTGTAAGATTGGAACAATATACTGCTAATGGTATATTTTCTAATACGCAACAGAATAATATCCCTAAATATTCAGATAAAATATTTAGTGTTTATCCGTCTGCATACATCACATATCATTTACCTAACAAAGATGACATTCAATTAGCGTATAGCAGACGAGTAGATAGACCAGCAATTCATCAAGTATCTCCTATTCAAGAATGGGTATCTCCATATACTACTTCTGAAGGTAATCAATTTTTAGTACCTCAATTTACAAATTCAATTGAATTAAACTATTCAAAAGCAATACAAAGAGGAACTATAACATTTGGAACTTTTTATAGACGTATTTCTAATAGAATTGGACGAATAATTTTCAGAGATGATGTTAATCCTGATAAGCAAACTTTGTCTTATGGTAACTATAGCACCGCCAATAGTTATGGTGCAGAAATTTTTGCTAATCATAAACCTTTTAAATGGTGGACTATTAGTCCTAGAATAGAAGCATACGTTCAAGACTCATACGGTGTGGTTAACGGCACTGAAAAACAAGTCAAAAACACCTTATTCAAATCTAGCTTTAATACTAATTTTAAAATTAGTAAAACTATTCGTTTACAGTTAACTTCAATATATAGGGGAGAATCTAAAAACGTTCAATTTACAATTAAACCTTATGCTTCTGTTAATATAGGAGCTAGCATGAATTTATTCAACGACAAAGGGACGTTAACATTAAGAGGTACAGATATTTTTAATAAAATTAACTATGAGTTTTCATCAGATGATAGTCCTTATTTACAAAATGGTAAATACAACCTTGAATATAATTCCGTTTACATAGGTTTTGCTTATAATTTTGGAGGAGGTAAAACCAATAAAAGATCTAGAAAATATAGAGAAACTAACGAAACCCAAGGTGGTTTATTCTAG
- the pyrR gene encoding bifunctional pyr operon transcriptional regulator/uracil phosphoribosyltransferase PyrR: protein MSRKTLLTSKEIEIILHRLACQLIENHSDFSNTVLIGIQPRGTYLAQRLAKLLKNDYGINNLELGLLDITFYRDDFRRRDEPLEATSTQIDFLIEGKKVVFIDDVLFSGRSIRSALTAIQSYGRPDNIELLVLIDRRFSRHLPIQPDYRGRQVDAINEERVVVHWKETHKKDTIYLETQQ from the coding sequence ATGAGCAGAAAAACACTACTTACTTCTAAAGAAATTGAAATCATTCTGCATCGATTAGCCTGTCAGCTTATCGAAAATCACAGCGATTTTTCTAATACAGTACTCATAGGTATTCAACCTAGAGGAACATACTTAGCTCAAAGATTAGCTAAACTATTAAAGAATGATTACGGAATTAACAACCTAGAACTAGGGTTACTTGATATTACTTTTTACAGAGATGATTTTCGTAGAAGAGATGAACCTTTAGAGGCTACTTCTACCCAAATAGATTTTTTAATTGAGGGAAAAAAGGTGGTTTTTATTGATGATGTATTATTCTCAGGTAGAAGTATTCGTTCTGCTTTAACAGCAATACAGTCTTATGGTAGACCTGATAATATTGAATTATTAGTACTAATAGACCGAAGATTTAGTCGTCATTTACCTATTCAACCAGATTATAGAGGAAGACAAGTAGATGCAATAAACGAAGAAAGAGTGGTTGTTCATTGGAAAGAAACTCATAAAAAAGACACTATTTATCTAGAAACACAGCAATGA
- a CDS encoding aspartate carbamoyltransferase catalytic subunit codes for MKQLSVEHLLGIKYLNKTDLELIFETASHFKEVINRPIKKVPSLRDITIANLFFENSTRTKLSFELAEKRLSADVINFSAGQSSVKKGETLIDTVNNILSMKVDVVVMRHASVGAGIFLSKHVDAKIINAGDGTHEHPTQALLDSYSMREALNSNLKGKKIVIVGDVLHSRVALSNIFALQLQGAKVKVCGPTTLIPRYITSLGVEVETNLKKALEWCDVANVLRVQHERMAIKYFPSTREYTQLFGINKEILDSLGKKIVIMHPGPINRGVELTSDVADSDQSIILNQVENGVAVRMAVIYLLAQQINR; via the coding sequence ATGAAGCAGTTAAGTGTTGAACATTTATTAGGCATAAAATATCTGAATAAAACAGACTTAGAACTTATTTTTGAAACTGCCTCTCATTTTAAAGAAGTCATTAACAGACCTATTAAAAAAGTACCTTCTCTTAGAGATATTACCATTGCCAACTTATTTTTTGAAAATAGTACACGTACCAAACTATCTTTCGAATTAGCTGAAAAAAGGTTATCTGCTGACGTTATCAACTTTTCAGCAGGGCAATCTTCGGTAAAAAAAGGAGAAACACTTATTGATACAGTAAACAATATCCTTTCAATGAAAGTTGATGTTGTGGTTATGAGACATGCAAGTGTTGGAGCAGGTATTTTCCTTTCTAAGCACGTAGATGCCAAAATAATTAATGCTGGTGATGGAACTCATGAGCACCCAACGCAAGCGTTATTGGATAGTTACTCAATGCGTGAAGCACTAAACAGTAACTTAAAAGGAAAGAAAATAGTTATTGTTGGAGATGTTTTACATTCTCGTGTTGCCCTTTCTAACATTTTTGCTTTGCAGTTACAAGGAGCTAAAGTAAAAGTATGCGGCCCTACCACTTTAATTCCAAGATATATTACTAGTTTAGGTGTTGAAGTTGAAACCAACTTAAAAAAAGCTTTAGAATGGTGTGATGTAGCTAATGTATTGCGTGTACAACATGAAAGAATGGCTATAAAATACTTCCCTTCAACCAGAGAGTACACCCAATTATTTGGCATTAATAAAGAAATTTTAGACAGTCTTGGCAAGAAAATTGTGATAATGCATCCAGGACCTATAAACAGAGGTGTGGAGCTTACCAGTGATGTTGCAGATAGTGATCAATCTATTATTTTAAATCAGGTTGAAAATGGGGTAGCTGTAAGGATGGCTGTTATATATTTGTTAGCACAACAAATTAATAGATAA
- a CDS encoding CoA-binding protein, whose product MKDTTLVLGASLKEERYSNKAIKRLVNKGYKVKAIGVREGEVSGIQIETEKEVVNSVDTVTMYLSAKHQPDYYNYILQLEPGRVIFNPGTENPELIALLKNNNIHVELACTLVLLTTEQY is encoded by the coding sequence ATGAAAGACACAACATTAGTACTAGGAGCTTCTTTAAAAGAAGAGAGGTATTCAAATAAAGCTATAAAAAGATTAGTAAATAAAGGGTACAAAGTGAAAGCTATTGGAGTAAGAGAAGGTGAGGTTTCAGGTATACAAATTGAGACAGAAAAGGAGGTTGTTAATTCGGTAGATACAGTAACGATGTATTTAAGTGCTAAACATCAACCCGACTATTATAATTATATTTTACAATTAGAGCCGGGTAGAGTTATTTTTAATCCAGGTACAGAAAACCCGGAATTAATAGCATTACTAAAAAATAATAATATACATGTAGAATTAGCTTGTACCTTAGTATTGTTAACTACAGAACAATATTAG